A single genomic interval of Mangifera indica cultivar Alphonso chromosome 5, CATAS_Mindica_2.1, whole genome shotgun sequence harbors:
- the LOC123217646 gene encoding MLP-like protein 328, protein MAGLSGKVEREVEIEAPAEKFYKVWKFECFHLPTASLSNIQGVLIREGDWETNGSIRIWNDTVEGKSGIFKEKVEADDEHMTLTLNGIERDIYNDFRFWELVFKVAPK, encoded by the exons ATGGCGGGGCTTAGTGGTAAGGTGGAGAGGGAAGTAGAAATCGAAGCACCTGCTGAAAAATTCTACAAGGTATGGAAATTTGAATGCTTTCATCTCCCCACCGCCTCCCTTTCAAACATTCAGGGTGTTCTGATTCGTGAAGGTGACTGGGAGACCAACGGCTCCATCAGAATCTGGAACGACACAGTCG AAGGGAAATCTGGGATTTTCAAGGAGAAAGTTGAGGCAGATGACGAGCATATGACACTCACTCTTAATGGCATTGAAAGAGATATCTACAACGACTTCAGGTTCTGGGAACTCGTCTTCAAAGTTGCACCGAAGTAG